A single window of Archangium gephyra DNA harbors:
- a CDS encoding FAD-dependent oxidoreductase, which produces MKTDSTSVLVVGGGLVGLSAAMFLAWRGVPTVLVERHPGSSPHPRAIGYTPRTLELFRAVGLGPRIPQAPADFRLRRSRVESLAGKWFEETPWTPESRQEPRVEYSPCAGAALSQDRLEPILREKAIALGADIRFETELIGFEQNADGVVASLRARDGSEYAMRAAYLIAADGHRSPIREALGIGRKGRGHIRTLRSVLFRAPLEEYLQKGITQFNIDQPGLQAFLTTYGDGRWVLMFSDDEERDEGTLRAMVSKAIGRTDLELELITTGRWELSALIADSFASGRVFLAGDAAHTLPPTRGGYGANTGIADAHNLAWKLSSVLSGVSTPRLLDTYDAERRPIAWLRHGQLFARADYAADAAGSSKDVPILDDDAVEFGQLYRSTAVLDAGDELPPALRPDQWAGQPGTRAPHAWVFKDDERVSTLDLLQRAWVLLAQEERWCLAAEQVGKQLGIDVQCLRIGVDVRPSDEKAFRTAFGLGTGGASLIRPDGYVAWRASELPADPLRLLGDALRQVSCATR; this is translated from the coding sequence ATGAAAACAGATTCAACCTCAGTGCTCGTGGTCGGGGGCGGCCTGGTGGGCTTGTCGGCCGCGATGTTTCTCGCCTGGCGCGGTGTGCCAACCGTTCTCGTCGAGCGGCACCCTGGCAGCTCACCGCATCCACGTGCGATCGGCTACACGCCGAGGACGCTGGAGCTCTTTCGTGCGGTCGGGCTGGGCCCTCGCATTCCGCAGGCGCCGGCCGACTTCCGGCTGCGCCGGAGCCGGGTCGAGAGTCTGGCCGGAAAGTGGTTCGAGGAGACCCCATGGACACCCGAGAGCCGGCAGGAGCCCAGGGTTGAGTACTCGCCGTGCGCTGGCGCCGCGCTCTCGCAGGATCGCCTCGAGCCCATCCTTCGTGAAAAGGCAATTGCGCTCGGTGCCGACATCCGGTTCGAAACGGAGTTGATCGGCTTCGAGCAGAATGCTGACGGTGTCGTCGCCTCGCTGCGCGCCCGCGATGGAAGCGAGTACGCGATGCGGGCTGCCTATCTGATCGCGGCGGATGGCCATCGCAGCCCGATTCGCGAGGCGTTGGGGATTGGTCGGAAGGGACGCGGCCATATCCGGACGCTGCGCAGCGTTCTCTTCCGGGCTCCGCTCGAGGAGTACCTTCAAAAAGGGATCACGCAGTTCAACATCGACCAGCCGGGGCTCCAGGCGTTCCTCACGACCTACGGCGATGGCCGCTGGGTGCTGATGTTCTCGGATGACGAGGAGCGCGACGAGGGCACGCTGAGGGCGATGGTGTCCAAGGCGATCGGCAGGACGGATCTCGAGCTCGAGCTCATCACCACCGGTCGTTGGGAGCTGAGCGCACTCATCGCGGACAGCTTCGCGTCCGGCAGGGTCTTCCTTGCCGGAGATGCCGCGCACACCCTGCCACCCACTCGGGGTGGCTATGGTGCGAACACGGGTATCGCGGATGCCCACAATCTCGCGTGGAAGTTGTCCTCGGTCCTCTCCGGTGTGTCAACGCCGCGGCTGCTCGACACCTACGATGCCGAACGGCGCCCGATCGCATGGCTCCGACATGGACAGCTATTCGCCCGGGCCGACTACGCGGCGGACGCGGCCGGGAGCTCCAAGGACGTGCCGATCCTCGACGATGACGCCGTGGAATTCGGTCAGTTGTATCGCTCGACCGCGGTGCTCGATGCCGGCGACGAGCTCCCACCCGCGCTGCGGCCCGATCAGTGGGCCGGTCAGCCCGGCACGCGCGCGCCGCATGCGTGGGTGTTCAAAGACGACGAACGGGTGTCCACGCTCGACTTGCTCCAGCGTGCATGGGTGCTGCTCGCTCAGGAAGAGCGGTGGTGCCTCGCCGCAGAGCAGGTTGGCAAGCAACTGGGCATCGACGTGCAGTGCCTCCGCATCGGCGTCGATGTGCGGCCGTCCGATGAGAAAGCCTTCCGGACGGCGTTCGGCCTCGGGACAGGAGGGGCCTCGCTGATCCGTCCGGATGGCTACGTGGCCTGGCGCGCGAGCGAGCTGCCCGCGGATCCTCTCCGGTTGCTCGGCGACGCCCTCCGGCAGGTGTCGTGCGCTACGCGCTAG
- a CDS encoding TetR/AcrR family transcriptional regulator: MTARQKPPATEAALIWERPEPANRPAPGPLSRERIVRAAIALADKDGLASVSLRKVGAELNAGPMRLYGYLSTKEELLELMVDAVYGEMASAGPIRGDWREALRSIAQRTRQAAKKHKWFIDLLGGRHHLGPNALAHLEASLAALSEMPGFENIDDILQAVGAVNDYVIGALLSEASELRAELESGMNETEWQNATWPYLQRMIATGRFPTLARVVRDATHPSSDVRFDRGLDCVLDGIAARLSR; this comes from the coding sequence ATGACCGCTCGACAGAAACCGCCCGCGACTGAAGCGGCCCTCATCTGGGAACGCCCCGAGCCCGCGAACCGTCCCGCGCCCGGCCCCCTGAGCAGGGAACGAATCGTGCGCGCCGCCATCGCGCTGGCCGACAAGGACGGCCTCGCCTCGGTGTCGTTGCGAAAGGTCGGAGCCGAGCTCAATGCCGGGCCGATGCGGCTCTACGGCTATCTGTCCACCAAGGAGGAGCTGCTCGAGCTCATGGTGGACGCGGTCTACGGTGAAATGGCGTCCGCCGGGCCGATCCGCGGCGACTGGCGCGAGGCGCTCCGGTCGATCGCACAGCGCACCCGGCAGGCGGCCAAGAAGCACAAGTGGTTCATCGACCTGCTGGGAGGCCGCCATCATCTCGGCCCGAATGCCCTCGCCCATCTCGAGGCGTCACTCGCCGCGTTGAGCGAGATGCCGGGCTTCGAGAACATCGATGACATCCTCCAGGCTGTCGGGGCCGTCAATGACTACGTCATCGGCGCGCTCCTGAGCGAAGCCAGCGAGCTGCGAGCCGAGCTCGAAAGCGGCATGAACGAGACGGAATGGCAGAACGCCACGTGGCCCTACCTCCAGCGGATGATCGCCACCGGCCGCTTCCCGACTCTCGCCAGGGTGGTTCGGGACGCCACCCACCCCTCGTCGGACGTCCGATTCGACAGGGGGCTGGACTGCGTGCTCGACGGTATCGCGGCACGACTTTCGCGCTGA